From the genome of Bactrocera oleae isolate idBacOlea1 chromosome 2, idBacOlea1, whole genome shotgun sequence, one region includes:
- the LOC106616050 gene encoding uncharacterized protein, translating into MHHSRSVAQLKQQQHRTWQRDYRAYIRMCAYYRHRSVVGITGGVGGGTYTPTHTPTIQTHTQYFMLNIQKHLLKRMNIYWRNIAVIIHKVNTINKFKFDKFSKKKNFRMLHGVMGLRVTSSMMRHCIMMLV; encoded by the coding sequence ATGCACCATTCGCGTTCGGTGGcgcaactaaaacaacaacaacaccgtaCTTGGCAGCGCGACTATCGCGCCTACATTCGTATGTGTGCATACTATCGGCATCGTTCCGTAGTAGGCATAACCGGCGGCGTCGGCGGCGGTACGTACACGCCCACCCACACACCCACCATACAAACGCATACGCAGTATTTTATGTTGAACATTCAAAAGCACTTGCTAAAGCGTATGAACATTTATTGGCGCAATATAGCGGTAATTATTCACAAAGTGAATACGATCAATAAGTTTAAGTTCGACAAGTTTAGCAAGAAGAAAAACTTTCGTATGCTACACGGTGTAATGGGTTTACGTGTGACGTCATCAATGATGCGACATTGCATCATGATGCTCG
- the Sgsh gene encoding N-sulphoglucosamine sulphohydrolase translates to MPLTTQRVITLLALINASCLVLSVSATANDEMRNVLILLADDAGFESGAYLNKFCQTPNLDTLAKRGLLFNNAFTSVSSCSPSRAQLLTGQASHSNGMYGLHQGVHNFNVLPGTTSLPNVLREKSQGRILSGIIGKKHVGASSNFQFDFEQTEEQHSINQIGRNITRIRHYAREFFAKASVEARPFFLLVGFHDPHRCGHITPQYGEFCERWGSGEEGMGIIPDWKPIYYDWRNLEVPPHLPDTDVVRQELAAQYMTTSRLDQGVGVVLKELAAHGFDANTLVIYTSDNGPPFPGGRTNLYEHGVREPMIIAAPTSQARRHETTGAMSSLLDVFNTVLDVFHYYTPTANTTKDDVTKSLLPILYKEPQPVESDAVFGSQNFHEVTMTYPMRMIRTRRYKLIHNLNFWSYFPIDQDLYTSPTFQQLLNATIAKQSYPWYKTLLSYYERPEWELYDIKADPLEHYNLFGKSKYQSVFQELSARLSKWQVNTADPWRCAPHAVLEAQGVYRDSPVCLTLGHEALRRPLTQYEKYELL, encoded by the coding sequence ATGCCGTTGACCACTCAGCGTGTAATCACACTGCTGGCGCTTATCAACGCCTCGTGTCTGGTGCTAAGTGTAAGCGCAACGGCGAATGATGAAATGAGGAATGTCTTAATACTGTTAGCAGATGACGCGGGCTTCGAGTCGGGCGCTTACCTCAACAAGTTCTGTCAGACACCCAATCTGGACACATTGGCCAAGCGCGGTTTGCTATTCAATAATGCCTTCACCTCGGTGAGCAGCTGTTCGCCCAGCCGCGCACAACTCTTAACCGGTCAGGCGAGTCATAGCAATGGCATGTATGGTCTGCACCAGGGCGTGCATAACTTTAATGTGCTGCCCGGCACCACATCGCTGCCGAATGTGTTGCGCGAAAAGTCCCAGGGACGCATTCTAAGCGGCATCATTGGTAAGAAGCATGTTGGCGCTAGCTCTAATTTCCAATTTGACTTTGAGCAAACCGAAGAACAACATTCAATCAATCAAATTGGACGCAATATAACGAGAATTAGACATTACGCACGTGAATTCTTTGCTAAGGCAAGCGTGGAGGCGCGTCCGTTCTTCTTGCTTGTCGGCTTTCACGATCCACATCGTTGTGGGCATATAACGCCGCAATATGGTGAATTTTGTGAGCGTTGGGGTTCCGGTGAAGAGGGTATGGGCATTATACCTGATTGGAAACCGATTTATTACGATTGGCGTAATTTGGAAGTGCCGCCGCATTTGCCGGACACGGATGTGGTGCGTCAGGAGTTGGCCGCTCAGTATATGACCACATCGCGCTTGGATCAAGGTGTGGGTGTTGTACTGAAAGAGCTTGCAGCGCATGGATTTGACGCAAATACTTTAGTTATTTACACATCCGATAATGGACCACCATTTCCGGGCGGACGTACAAATTTATACGAGCATGGCGTGCGTGAACCAATGATTATTGCTGCACCAACTAGCCAGGCGCGTCGTCATGAGACCACCGGCGCTATGTCTAGTCTGTTGGATGTTTTCAATACCGTTCTAGATGTGTTTCACTATTACACACCCACTGCAAATACAACCAAAGATGATGTTACGAAATCGTTATTGCCAATTCTTTACAAAGAACCGCAACCGGTTGAAAGTGATGCAGTGTTTGGTAGCCAAAATTTCCATGAGGTCACAATGACCTATCCAATGCGTATGATACGCACGCGCCGTTATAAATTAATACACAATTTAAACTTTTGGTCATACTTCCCCATCGATCAAGATCTATACACGTCGCCCACCTTTCAGCAACTTTTAAACGCAACGATCGCCAAACAATCATATCCATGGTATAAGACGCTGTTATCCTACTATGAAAGACCGGAATGGGAGCTATACGACATTAAAGCGGATCCTTTGGAGCATTACAATTTATTTGGTAAATCTAAATATCAAAGCGTATTCCAGGAGTTAAGTGCTCGTTTGTCTAAATGGCAAGTGAATACGGCGGATCCTTGGCGTTGTGCGCCGCATGCGGTTCTAGAGGCACAGGGTGTGTACAGAGACAGTCCAGTATGTTTGACTCTGGGGCATGAAGCTCTACGTCGCCCACTCACTCAATATGAGAAGTATGAGTTGCTTTAA